Proteins encoded in a region of the Vanessa atalanta chromosome 23, ilVanAtal1.2, whole genome shotgun sequence genome:
- the LOC125073171 gene encoding vesicular integral-membrane protein VIP36, whose amino-acid sequence MCKSVLSNIFLLPLLLTPIVAEWNTRDYIRREHSLTKPYQGSGMSVPYWDFLGSTIVTSNYVRLTPDQQSKAGAIWNTAPCHTRNWELQVQFKVHGRGKDLFGDGFVIWYVRDRMQPGPVFGSKDYFQGLAIILDTYSNHNGAHNHQHPFISAMVNNGTLHYDHDRDGTHTQLAGCEAKFRNYNHDTHLSIIYKDDTLVVSTDLEGKNAWKECLRVENVLLPTGYFFGATATTGDLSDNHDIIAIKMYELDLLESQNKDEDRSNIIPSAATFEAPRERVEDSKPAMSGIKTFLWMMCIAIIIIVLVVVGIMWYQKRQETSRKRLY is encoded by the exons atgtgtaaaagtgtgctaagtaatatttttcttttacccTTATTATTAACCCCTATTGTAGCAGAATGGAATACGAGAGATTATATCCGAAGAGAACATTCATTAACAAAACCATACCAAG GGAGTGGAATGTCGGTACCATACTGGGACTTCTTAGGTAGCACAATAGTTACTTCGAATTATGTTCGCCTAACACCCGATCAACAGTCAAAGGCCGGCGCAATTTGGAACACAGCG CCATGCCACACCAGAAACTGGGAGCTTCAAGTCCAATTCAAGGTACACGGACGAGGAAAGGATTTATTCGGAGATGGGTTTGTCATCTGGTACGTCCGTGACCGTATGCAACCGGGACCAGTATTTGGGAGCAAGGACTACTTTCAAGGCCTTGCAATCATATTAGATACATATAGCAATCATAATGGAGCTCATAAC CACCAGCATCCTTTCATATCAGCCATGGTGAACAATGGCACACTGCACTACGACCACGACCGAGACGGCACACATACACAGCTCGCTGGCTGTGAAGCCAAGTTCAGAAATTATAACCATGACACGCATCTCTCCATCATTTACAAGGACGATACGCTTGTAG TATCTACAGACTTAGAAGGCAAGAATGCATGGAAAGAATGTCTAAGAGTGGAGAATGTTCTACTCCCCACTGGATACTTCTTTGGTGCCACAGCCACTACGGGTGACTTGAGCGACAACCATGACATAATAGCAATCAAAATGTATGAATTGGATTTGCTTGAATCT cAAAACAAAGATGAAGACAGATCCAACATAATTCCATCCGCTGCGACTTTCGAAGCTCCTCGAGAGAGAGTCGAAGACTCAAAGCCAGCAATGTCGGGAATTAAAACTTTCCTTTGGATGATGTGTATTGCtatcattataattgttttagttgTAGTAGGAATTATGTGGTATCAGAAACGGCAGGAAACCTCTAGGAAGAGACtctattaa